The following is a genomic window from Rhododendron vialii isolate Sample 1 chromosome 9a, ASM3025357v1.
tcagGCTCTTATAAGTAAGTATCTACTCTTTATTAAGGGCCCTATAGAGCagaaatttaattatgagaaccgtaaagataaaatttaattatgaccctttaagataaaatgataaaaataaaataaaaacttcgTATCAgttcaaactgattgaaaattgaaacatttaatttttttcaccatGATTAAACCGctgcgaggaaaaaaattaagtattccaaattttttatctttttaaacagttgcgaatatcttatttttttaatcattttatcctaaagagtcataattaatttttatttgtagaactctcataattaagtttttgcTCTACAGAATCCTAAAAGGGAGTGAGCATGAGGAAGGAACTACAGTTTTAAGTTTTAAATGGGGATTAGGTTGACGAGTCAGTTATAAATCCATTTGCCGCTCATCTCATTCTACACGGAGGGGCCGTGTAGAATTTAACCTCAAAACTTTTATGCGTTCCGGAACCCTGAGAGGGTTCAAAAATAAGTGTTcaacgttctctctctctctctctctctctctctctcttgttggcTGCATCCAAAACTCTTGAGACTAGTGAAAAAACCTAGCACAATTCACCCAATCTCATTGAGACTCTCCTTCGGTCTGCGAACCCTCTGCTTCCGTTGCACCCCCAAATTAACCCTAAGAATTGGTACGGCCTGGAGAAAATGAAGCGCCACTACCACAACGACCATTCACATTTCTGCGGCGGCGGGAGTACTTCATCCAGCGATGGGGCGGCAAGTGGGAAAGGCAAGATTAAGATGTGGGAGGGAACCGAACAAGACGCCGGAGACGACGAGCTCCTGGCCGTGTTGGGTTACAAGGTGAAGGCCTCCGACATGGCCCAAGTTGCTCAGAAGCTGGAGCAACTCGAGCAAGTGATGATGATGGGTCATCTGGCTCAGGAAGAAGGGACCGGGTTAACTCATCACCTCGATTCTTCTGACTCAGTTCACTACAACCCCTCCGATCTGTCCTCCTGGCTCCAATCCCTCGTTACCGAGCTCAACAACCCTATTATCACTCCCAATTTCGACCGATTCGAGATTTCATCATCTCGTAATTCCTCCGATCTGAAAGCAATCCCAGGTGAAGCCGTCGTCTCCCACCAAATTCAACACCAGAACTATAAACGGCACAAACCCGCTTCAACCACCGCGTCGACGTCTTCGATTAGGACCGAGTCAACTCGACCGGTGATTCTAGTCGACGACTCGTCACAAGAGTACGGGATCCGACTCGTCCACACCCTCATGGCCTGCGCGGAGGCCATCCAACTGGAAAACCTCAATCTCGCTGAGGTTTTAGTGAAGCAAATCGGGTACTTCGCCGTCGCCCAATCTGGCGGGGCCATGAGGAAAGTCGCCACCTACTTCGCTGAAGGCCTCTCCCGTCGAATCTACGGACTTTACCCTCCTCCTCCGAGTTACTCCCTCGGCTCCGCCTTCTCCGACCTCCTCCAATCCCATTTCTACGAGACCTGCCCTTACCTCAAATTCGCTCACTTCACTGCTAATCAAGCCATCCTCGAAGCATTCGCGTCTGAAAAACGAGTCCACGTAATCGATTTCAGTATGAAACAGGGGATGCAATGGCCGGCCTTAATGCAAGCCTTGGCGTTACGACCCGGCGGCCCGCCTTCTTTTCGCTTAACCGGGATTGGGCCGCCGGCACATGATAACGCCGACCACCTACAGGAAGTGGGCTGGAAATTGGCTCAGTTGGCCGAGACTGTGCACGTCGAGTTCGAATTCAGGGGATTCGTGGCGAATAGTTTGGCCGATTTGGACGCGTCGATGCTTGATTTAAGACAAGGGGAAGAAGCGGTGGCGGTGAATTCGGTTTTCGAGTTGCATCAGTTGCTGGCTCGGCCGGGGGCGGTGGAGAACGTTTTGAGGGTGGTGAAGGAGATGAAACCAAAGATCTTGACAGTGGTGGAGCAAGAAGCGAACCACAATGGTCCCGTTTTCTTGGACCGGTTCACGGAGTCGTTGCATTTTTACTCCACCCTGTTCGATTCGTTGGAGGGTGGTGGGGGATCGAATCAGGATAAGGTGATGTCGGAGATTTACTTGGGGCGGCAGATTTGCAACGTGGTGGCGTGTGAAGGGGTGGACCGGGTCGAGCGGCACGAGACGTTGGCTCAGTGGGGATCGCGGCTCGGGTCGGCGGGATTTGAACCGGTTCGTTTGGGCTCGATCGCTTTCACGCAGGCGAGCATGTTGTTGGCGCTGTTCAACGGCGGGGATGGGTACAAAGTGGAGGAGAGCGGCGGTTGTTTGACGCTGGGCTGGCACACTCGCCCACTCATTGCCACTTCTGCTTGGAAACTCAGTGAACTCTGAGTCAACTCAATCACACCGAGTTGGGTCGACTCAGTGCCACTCACTCATGGAAACCATAGTGGGATGCACTGCTGAGATGGTGTGGCGCCAGTGAGAGAGACCCACCACACACACatactcactctctctctctctctctcatttacctctgtttcttctttcaattataattttcttttttgttgatgattgggTGGAAttatgtttgtgttttttttaagtttcatgAGGTCaatgtgtatatgtatgtactatgCACTATGTAGTATagcttttctcttttttttgatccgctagcTTTTCTCTTAATAACAAGGACAGTGGTAATACTTTAGTACTTCATTGGGAATTTGAACCtagtgattgtggtggtgataTGAGGACCAACTGGCTTTATTATTTGTGAAGCTGATTATTGGATGGAGTTCACATTGGAAAAGCGTAAATGGATGGGCCTCTTATTTCAACTCTGATTGATTCTCCTCATTCTCTATCTTTGTAAAGAAGGTTTTATGTGTACAGATAGGGGAGGGGATTAATTGAGGTTTGTTTGAGCTCGCCTGGACATCTTGtaccgtcaaaaaaaaaaaaaaaaatttcatgagTATCCAAGCTTTTTAGTTGCACTAGCAAGACCTGTaatccaatatctatagatactcgatctgatcgtctaatttttcatttagatttcagtataatgaaaagttagacgattggattgagcatctataagtattagattgagcttatttttcgcAGAAGtcctcgaaaaaatattttacatttaatgaacggtttggattatttatgtgggacccgtggtgggtcccacaatgaaatatgtgcacagattatctgtgtgtgtagcagagTTCTAATGATACTTTGTACAAgtagttttggttattttgaTTGGgcgtttatttttgtttttatatggTCGTTACGGATGTGAGAGCTAGTTTACACGCATCTTAACTAATCTCATCAACGCCAAGAATAGagaattgataaaaaaaaaaaattactttcttccGACCAGCCCCGAAGAGTCGAACCTTGAGCAATTATGTGGAGAGCACATCCACCAACCACGCGAAATAAATCTTAGGTTGATTGGGCGTTATATGATACTAATCGAAAGCATTTGTTAACCATTTATTGTAtttgctttttattttgttaagcACAGATGAGTTCAAAGTCAGGATAATCAATCCGATTGCATATTATAATCGTCTAGTGTCATGGGAATTAACTAGTGAGAGAAGTATTACTGGAGGCTCATTTCAGGCTCCAttccggaacaaaaaataaattcttattttttaataagtcaatttcaagctcataaattataaatttatggaaatttaaaaatatgcaatatggatcttgtttagaagatctcgatgagatctttttatacgatgcaaaaaaaaattaaaaaattatttttcatttactttatttttgagtttgaaaatgtgaaataaactgcttattttttaagaaagtttctagAACGGGGCCATCACGGTTTGATGATTTTCAATATAATAAGAAATCTGTTCACCATCAAttaaagtgtttgtgtgtgcgTTTACACAATAATTGATTATAATCTTTGGAAGACATGCCATGCCCTACTTAAAATATTGGCTAGACGTAGACATCCTCGATTTATTCAGAGTCTATATACGACTAATTATTGAGAGGCCTACTATATGACCGGCCGGTTTCGTTTTTCTGTGACCGGATGATCGGATTGACTAgcacatctcgattaattttagAACCTTTAATTTAACGATCAGACAAATTTTCATTGGCAAcaagatttgaaatatttaacTTTCCTTAAGCGGATATGAGAAATAAACAGTCTCCGCCTTTCAATCCGCAAATAGAAGCACCGGACAACCTTTTTTCTGCCTACTTTACTTTTTGGTTGTGAAAGATTATATATTCTCCTTTGCAAATGATTCATCTGAAATAAGGTATGTTCTGTGCTTCCCGTCCTTtaacctttttccttttccggGCCAAATCCAGGACTAGTGTAGGGTGAGGTAAAAGGAAGGGCAATTTCTTTTTACAGAACTGAACTGATGTCAAAAGCGGAAGACCCTCTCATGCTTTGCAAGCCTAAAAGCCTCTCTCTCATTCTTGTGGACTCCAATCAAAATGCACTGAGGAGCCGAAATGtcaaacattaattttttttttttttataccgaCAATAATAAACCCCTATTGTTATGTATTCTGGGGTTTGGTTTGAGGATCAGcaagtttggtttggtttctggCTCCTTCTGAACAACACAGCTTGCCTCGCCTGACATGCAACAAGTCACCAGGTTGATGGCAGCTCAATGACCTTCCGAGGAAAAATAAGGTAAGTCCAGGTTTAGAGTGAAAACGGCGTACCTTATTAGGTTATCTTCTCTTTCCTTTTATAGACTTCACCTTATTGGCGACCAAATAAGCGCGTAGAGGATatgctcgggtaaccgcctcgggtgacgtcacaTATGACATACCGAATAAGgcagttacggagcacatggcttGAGTTGGCCGTAATGATGATCCACGTGCTATAACTGTCTTGGCCTACGTCACGATGACATACATGGCCGAGTGGCTCAGGTACACGAGGACAGGACTTCACTTCCAAATTGCTCGGGCATCAAGAGCTCGATCCAAATTGGAGCAATCGAGTGATATGACGATGGGACTCCGAGCCATGAGTACATTGGACGGAGCTGCACCTGCGGTGACCTAAACGGGCTGAAGCGAATGCGCTCGGTGGTCCCTGACTCGGGGATGGGCTGAGCCCTATTTTTGGGGCCACTACATGTATTATTTCGTTTCATGTTTATTTCCTTTAGTAAATAAAATATCCATGTTATTATACTTAAACCTATTTTATGAAAATATGTACAGATAATTTCAAGAAACaaggtaaaaaaatttgaattgaagGCCAAATTTAGTTTCTATCACCCATTTAAAGGGAGTGtcgttaaataaaaaaaaaaaggaagtggcaaAATTAGCGGTCTTTCTTATTTCTATCATAagtaaataaaaagttaatatATGTAAACTTTATTaaaagtgtaacgccccgattttcggaaataaaatcgaaggcattaaatattattttttttgaaaattctttaaattaaattcaaaatccaaaacggatAATTCATCCTAAAGATTCATCTATTACAATCCATAGTAAAAGTACTAAAATTAATCTTTGTAGtattaaactaaacaaaataatcgAGCCGTCTTCTaggtttgatacggatcccaagcatattctggctcgATTCCCACCTCTGGATTCTCCTCTGCATAGAATTGCTCACCTTCAGGATTCTGTGTCTCTTCCTGATTTTCtacaaaatctggcacggaagccaggcaatccgtacctgagtgaaagagttcaccccgtagtataatccaacccaactacccctcttactttacagatagcaagcagcaggataaatATAGTATGAAGAAGTAAAACAGAGTTTGTTCCAtataaaccagtttattactatccattatcttaacgtgaaatctaagatctccttcgcgggatctttcctccccaaccgctagccatgctcggccccatgagatcacttccctttgctgtcgcagatacacctaagttatgtaccgagtatgcatcccaataactacaacaagaggaaagcttatcatgcctgaatcacaactagggttcgcctatcttatataccacctcacaaatcacttcacaatcatcactggacacccgccagtctatcaatttatcactggacacccgccagttttattttcatcaatttatcactggacacccgccagttttattttcatcacacaATTTTATCACTGGTgtatttatcactggacacccgccagttttattttcatcacaaatctcatcacaATCACTAAAATCCGCCTGCatgcaatctaaaaataaaaactttccagtttgtccattatctagcatcgtctagatgaattctatttcgcaatACCATCCCAtatctctagggtccaatctaacattcaaatcaagtatcgatacaatatacaaccaatcaataataattaaaaacaattactccctccgtccctttttaagtgtcctacttcgtaattccaacttattaaaaagacatcatcattatacctttcacatcaactttttcctccactttccctacttacccattatcattacacttttactcacttactttttaaaatggaatctacttttagggacaaaatagacaattcaccaatttttacccactaactttacaaaatggacacttattaagggacagcccaaaatggaataccggactataaataagggacgaagggagtaataaacaataaaatcacgcaacttattatgaatgggctgttgcccttaatcttgtatggtcacaatgtcaataataaagtaagagttttaaaagggattaaaaggaaaattttctgggttcttattaattaattctaagataatagattaattaaaaactaattaaatacattaattagataaaaatattagaatatttatcatgaccttaataagagtcctaaaggtcttatgcaaccagttgagtgttgAAAGTTGGGTTTGGAGGGTCACGGGATTTATTTAAATAgaaacgttaaataaagtgaccaaaagtgaagtaaatagataataaataatttacaatttaaaatatgttgcggttaacaaaatttcatcttcagaatgtagagagtctaaataaaattatttgggcatttataataaggtttataaggttgtaaagaatttttgattgaaaacgctatagaaataacaataaatagtaaattaaataaaaaaatattattttaacaagatatcatctttgagatgccagaagtctagaaaaaaattagtttggatgttaaaacgttgtttggaaggtcacaaggatttttcgtttgtaaacgttgatagataactaataaataatttaataaatagataattaaataaaaaaaaatatgaccttAACAAATTATGATCTTTGAGATGTGAAAAGTCTatgaaaaatagttcgggggtcaaaaatAGTGTTTGGGAGGTCGAAAAGTCCATTCGAAATAAAACAGGTCAAACCGCAAGGTCTGACCGGTCAAAGGTTGCGGCTGGAGCCTTCACCGCAAGGTCAGGCCTGGTTCTTGTGGCccgaaccttgcggccgcaaggttgaaTGCAGAAaacgatttttttgtttttctctacgGTTTTTGATGCATGGGACCATTAGGGCTATtgggttaagcataaaaacacttaatatacttagaggagtgtttggaagggattataataccttggttcagatcgaattgatttaaaaccgaaacttgaatttttgggaaGATGACTACGGTTTTGGCGATCAggggaccttgggctcgaattgaacGATGCTTGGGGGTGCTTGGGGTTGAGGGAAGTGTTTGGAATGATCAATTCGGGTTTCGGTTGGCTTTGGAAtgcaaacccacttttctctctctttctttctctctctagaactccatggattggagttcgatttttctccgatttctctctctctctggactggtggggcgtggggaattttgtggtatgccctagggtcggattaatgaggtatatatataggaaattttttaaagaagttgataaaattgagtttgaaaaggATTCAAACTCTAGGGCCTAAGATGGACGGAAaatagggttagggaggaagtagagaccgagtaggagagggagagatggaaggaATTTCGGAATTATGCATGCACGTAATTTGTaacgaaagaaataaaataaaaacaaggtAATTAGgataaattaattataattgtatatatttaataataaagagaattttattattaagaATAAAGCTTTTAAAATACTATTATTATTGTAAAAAATTACGAGTTGTTACAAAAAGATATACAAAATTTGTTGGGTTTCCTATCAGCCCTGGCTACCTTCCCCAAGGCCAAGGCTTGCTACATTTTCTAGAACAAAGAATGCAATTTATATTACTAAAAACCAATTACAAAGTACTTatgtttcttttaattaacaACTTATGTAGTTGAATTTATAGTGATCATGTGTCACAGTGGTTGTTGATTCTGAAGAGGGGGTTGTCAAAGTGTTTTACAGAAAAATAGTTAGATGTGGTTAGCATGGTTGGGAAGATCAGAGAAGTATAGCAGTGAGACGACGTGAGTTGATGGTTGGAGGTAGAACGACAGTAGTGACTTGGGTGTGGTTTGTCCTTCGAGAATCTGACAAGGTGGAATTTGTAATTTCTAGAACCAAGGGAGGAGATTGTGTTTGACCAAAACCTCAAAGGTGGTATTCGTAATTTACCCTTTAAATTAGGGGGACTTAATTAGGGGTCCTCTCCTTGTATATACTTATGTTCTAGTCCTGGAGGGTTTAAAAACTTATGTTGCCAtcctgaaatttaaataatacctaTATTAcccttaataatttttttatattttactgATTGCCGCTGCACGgaccaaattaaataaggaaTATTGACTTTTGTCGACTTTGTCATGTTTGACAAAGTCAATAttccttatttaatttggtcTGCGCAACAACATGACAAAGTCAATAttccttatttaatttggtcTGCGCAGTGGCAATCATGATAAAATCATCCAGGAtgtaaaactaattttttaagtaAGTTTAAGGTCCTAAAATTCTTCACTGTATAGGTGAAGAAATTCGGGATGTAGAACTAACttaaaaagttagtttaagATCCTAAAATTCTTCACTATATAGGTGAAGAAATTCGGGATGTAGAACTAACttaaaaagttagtttaaggTCCTAAAATTCTTCACTATATAGGTGCAGAAATTCGGGATGTAGAACTAACTTAAAAAGTTAGTTAGGTCCTGGAATTCTTCACTATATAGGTGAAGAAATTCGGGATGTAGTTTAAGTTAGTTTAATGTCCTTAAATTCTTCACTATATAGGTGAAGAAATTCGGGATGTAGAACTTACAAAGTTAGTTTAAAGTCCTGAAATTCTTCACTATATAGGTAAAGAAATTTGGGATATAGAACTTACTTAAAAAGTTAGTTTAAAGTCCTAAAATTCTTCACTATATAGGTGAAGAAATTCGGGATGTAGAACTAAcataaaaagttagtttaaggTCCTAAAATTCTTCACTATATAGGTGCATAAATTCGGGATGTAGAACTAACTTATAAAGTTAGTTAGGTCCTGAAATTCTTCACTATATAGGTGAAGAAATTCGGGATGTAGTTTAAGTTAGTTTAAGGTCCTGAAATTCTTCACTATATAGGTGAAGAAATTCGGGATATAGAACTAACTTAAAAGTTAGTTTAAAGTCTTGAAATTCTTCACTATATAGGTGAAGAAATAGGTGAAGAAATTCGGGATATAGAACTAACTTAAAAAGTTAGTTTAAAGTCTTGAAATTCTTCACTATATAGGTGAAGAAATTCGGGATGTAGTTTAAGTTAGTTTAAGGTCCTGAAATTCTTCACTATATACGTGAAGAAATTTGGGATGTAGAACTAACTTAAAAAGTTAGTTCAAAGTCCTAAAATTCTTTACTATATAGGTGAAGAAATTCAGGATGTAGACTAATTTAAAATGTTAGTTTAAGGTTGTCATGATTTCGGATGACTTTGTCATAATTTctgtatttttcatgattttgtcatgatttttgtatttgtcatgattaagggtattttaggtattatttaaatttcaggaTGTCGACTTTAATATTTAAACCTAGTAGGATGTGCAGCTAAATAAGTAGGGCAAATAGGATGGCTAATTAATTTCTTCTTTAAATTATCAACTAATCACACATTACTTTGAATAATTAAGCAAATGgattatatataataaaatattttcatttgtatttaaaattttcGGAATGTTATAGAACCACTCAACAAATATCCTTACTCAACCTCCTAACTTATTTGTAAtgactccgatttttagtaaataaaaatttcgttaaatatttgaatttctttAATTAATTCTTGGATTGCTTTATAAGTTCGCTTTACTTTCTAATAGTTtgtcataattaatttcattCTTCATAAAACTTGAATTACTACGCATCGGGCTATCTAgccattttctaaaaacaagtgggcttatatatatacacttgtATATTtacttggtgacaaaaaaattcatttataaaattacatttcttgactagaaatttTACTTGGCAAGTCTAGTTAAACTCCAACCAACTAGTTCGATAATCCAATGATcatttcaaatctaattatgtcTAGTTAAGCCCTAACTAAATATATGACTAGTATATATAATCATTTCACTTCAAAGTGTAGTCTTTTTAAGATTTTGTCATatctctcatcatcatcatttttcTTACTAGATTtacatgcatgcaagcctagggttagactagcacctgccaaaaaaaagaaagaagaaaggagaGGGGTAATGTTCGGccaaatggagagagagaagggatgtTTGGTAACCAATTACTAGCTAGTACCATTTGTTGATATGTAAAACAAGCAACTTGATACATCACTTGACTTCTCAAAGACCAACTTCTATTTCCTTCCAAAAGTACATCAATAATTAGATAAGTTCCATGTGAACTTTCCTAAATTTGGTCTAGTCAACTCCCATCCATGCCTTGCACCTTGTTTCCTTCTAGACTAGATgttatatacatacatgtagagagagagagagagccgagaacGGGGGAGGGGGAGAGATGGCGTGGGAGAGGGGAATGATGGCCTGCACTTTCCTAGTGCAAGTTAATTACACACCTAACCCAAAGTTAAgtaaatagtaattttttccttctatttttctctcattttcctccctttttcttttcctttcctttcttttccatatgttccaaacagagcctaaccCCTTTTTAGCCTATTACTTGCACAAATGGTTGACCTCACACTTCACCACCCAATCAATCAAGTTgacaaaacaaggaaaaaacatGAAagcatgggagagagagagagattcaactATTTTAGGGAAAGGAGGAGGCCTTCATGCtctcctataaataggacccttcatacattttttttcccacacCAATTCACTCTCCCACTATTGCATTCTTGCTTTGTGTTCctgttgttcttgagttttttgaAGCAATCAAATcatcaacctaagccgccactacaccaccacccgACCATCCTCTTGATCCAAAAtatttagtagtttagtcaagatttagtttcgaaagaaaaaaaaaagtattttcttttctctttcgaggCTACTGTAAGCTTACAATAAGAGGTCACTTCGTTCGATATCCACATTCACCTTTTGAAAGCCAACGTAtttaccgccaagaagaactgtagaatatttctactcactttctctagtaaaaattttagttatattttttttttgtgttgcatgttaagttaaagtactaaaaatagctagcaaacttgttttactaaaattttgaaataaaatataATCATGTTGAATATCTCGACTTTTATTCCGAAAACTATATGtggttttgaacttcccaaaaaggaagaaagaacgaatttttgaaatataaaaaataatagtttgattggTAGCATGGTTACttagattttatttgaaaggggttatgagcatgtatacatgtcTTTATTTCTTAATTTACTTATCTTGATGTTGAGTTATGGGCATatcttgttgaatttatagactAGTAGATGACTTAAGCATGAAAAACatcatagagttggatgatcttgttgttttaattattctaatttagtttcaagattacgaTCAATGATACATGTTTACGAGATACCGTATATAGTGTTCCTATGTGGAAAGTCCAACTgtggagtctttgcatgaaaatgagacacgaaaattgagaaagtCTAGAAACATGAAATGTAAGGTACTAGTAATGAAAAGATgtgtttttcaagaaaggaaacTTTTTTGCAACCGCAAtgaggccggacttggtagcccattatgTGTGTGggttgccaatggggccggacttggtagtctCATTGGTGGTATgacttggttatctgcggagaggaaCCAATGTGATtgtatgccaatgggagcccggaacagcagaaccattgtaaggatactcggaaacccaaggcagcggaaccgaggttgggtgtgtaaatgattttggaaatgttgatttggaaaatgaaaagtgaaatcgttag
Proteins encoded in this region:
- the LOC131301317 gene encoding DELLA protein GAI1-like, whose protein sequence is MKRHYHNDHSHFCGGGSTSSSDGAASGKGKIKMWEGTEQDAGDDELLAVLGYKVKASDMAQVAQKLEQLEQVMMMGHLAQEEGTGLTHHLDSSDSVHYNPSDLSSWLQSLVTELNNPIITPNFDRFEISSSRNSSDLKAIPGEAVVSHQIQHQNYKRHKPASTTASTSSIRTESTRPVILVDDSSQEYGIRLVHTLMACAEAIQLENLNLAEVLVKQIGYFAVAQSGGAMRKVATYFAEGLSRRIYGLYPPPPSYSLGSAFSDLLQSHFYETCPYLKFAHFTANQAILEAFASEKRVHVIDFSMKQGMQWPALMQALALRPGGPPSFRLTGIGPPAHDNADHLQEVGWKLAQLAETVHVEFEFRGFVANSLADLDASMLDLRQGEEAVAVNSVFELHQLLARPGAVENVLRVVKEMKPKILTVVEQEANHNGPVFLDRFTESLHFYSTLFDSLEGGGGSNQDKVMSEIYLGRQICNVVACEGVDRVERHETLAQWGSRLGSAGFEPVRLGSIAFTQASMLLALFNGGDGYKVEESGGCLTLGWHTRPLIATSAWKLSEL